The following is a genomic window from Chlamydiales bacterium.
AAAAGCTGCAGATGTTCTCAAAAAAAAATAGGCTCACTAACATAACACTACAAAACCTTACCGATTTTGAAAAACGTGTCTATAGACAGATAAGTTAGAAATCAGCGTTAGCATATCAGCTAATGCCCGTACAATGTGGAGAGTCCAGGTTAATTTAATCTTGAACAATGTTTGGCATGCTCCTTAAGGCCACTCCTTCAATTCTATTGTCAGGAGTATCAGGAATTGTTCCACCCCACATAGATCTTCTACCTGTTGAATTGCTAACCGATGTTAACGTATTTGGTGCATTTTCAACAGGATAGTATTTACTGTCGCTTTCTAATGGCATTGTCATAAATTCAAACTCCTTATAAAAGTAAGATAGATGGATTTTCAAGAACATGTTGTAACTCTTTTAGGAAAGCAGCAGAGGCAGATCCATCGATAACTCTGTGATCTGCAGAAAGAATTAGATTTAAGAGCTTTCCTGGAACTACAGCGCCTGCCTTAACAACAGGTTTATCCATGATGCCACCCACTGCAAGAATGGCAGCTTGCGGCGGATTGACTATCGCAGTAAAAGTATCTACGCCAAACATTCCTAAATTAGAAATTGTGAAAGAGCCTCCCTTATATTCATGTGGCTGAAGCTTTCCATTCCTTGCTTTGTCTGCAAGAAATTTTACTTCACTTGCAATTTGACCCACATTTTTAAAATCGGCATGGCGCACAATAGGAGTGATGAGTCCTCCTTCAAAACTAACTGCAACAGAGATGTCTATTGTTTTAAAACGAACGATTGTATTATTTGCTGCATTAAAGCCACTGTTAATACCAGGATGCTTTCGTAAAACAAGGGCCGCAGCTTTTAAGATGAGATCATTATAAGTTACTTTAATGTCATGATTTTTTAACTGATCACGAAGAGCTACCAGAGCAGATACATCGATTTCCACTCCTACATAAAAGTGGGGTACAAACATTTTTGCTTGCTGAAGTCTTTCTGCAAGCACTTTTCTTAAAGGTGAAAGTTTTTCCTCTTCATACGTGCCAGATGGGATGTCAGGGTGTTTGTTGCTGCCAAAAACAGCTCCTGCATCCATTTGAGCAGTTGCAAGATCCTTACTTGTCACTCTGCCACCTGGGCCTGTAGCCGTTGCTGTTGCAAGATCTAGATTTTTTTCTTTAGCAAGCTTTCTTGCAAGTGGAGATGCTTTAACGCGGCCCTTTTCATCAATGGATGTGCTCCATGGCCCTTCGACATCTATTGGAGGCTCTATTGCAAATAAAGTCTCTTTAAATGCAGCCGTTGTTGGTTGTGGCTTGTTTTCTTTTATTATGGATGTTAAAGATTCCTTTTCTGTTGTAACAGAACCATTTTTTACAGGCGCAATACCCTCTGGAACATATCCTTCTATGCTTTCATCTTTTTTTTCAGTAAATATTGCAACACTTTGATTGACAGGTACTTCATCCCCCGCCTGAACTAATATCTTGCGCAGCCACCCCTCATCGAGAGCTGCATGCTCAACTGTTGCTTTATCTGTTGCAATTTCAACAAACACTTCATTGGCTTCAATAAATTCGCCCTCTTTTTTAAGCCATTTTGCAATTGTTCCTTCTGTCATCGTAGGAGATAGCTTGGGCATTGTAAATGTAAATGGCATAAAAACAATTACTCCTTATTGAGCGCTTTTTTTACTGAGTGGATAATACGATCGACATTTGGCAGAGTCTTTTCTTCTAATACTCTAGAATAAGGCATAGGAGTCTCTTTTTGGCACACCCTAACAAGGGGTCTGTCAAGGTAATCAAAACAGTGCTCTATTACTTGAAATCCAATTTCTGAGGCAATGCCTGCAAAGGAGTGTCCCTCTTCAACAATCACACATCCATGTGTCTTCCTAATTGAATTACAAATCGTTGCAATATCTAAGGGTTTTACCGTACGAAGATCGATAAGTTCTACCTTAATACCTTGTTTTGCAAGTTCTATCGCCGCAAGCTCACAAAATAAAACCATTCTGCTATGAGAAACAAGCGTAATATCACTTCCTTGAGTTACAACGCGCGCTTTTCCAATAGGAACCAGATATTCCCCGGTAGGAATGTCCATCTTATCTCCATAGGAAAGCTCCGACTCTAAAAAAAGAACTGGATTATTATTACGTATTGCAGACTTTAGTAGTCCTTTTGCATCATAAGGGTTACTAGGAGCTAAAATAATAAAGCCTGGAAAATTACCATAGAGTGCTTCTACGCAATGTGAGTGCTGACTTGAAACTTGTGCTGCAGACCCATTGGGTCCTCTAAAAACAATAGGAACAGAAAATCTATTTCCTGACATGTAATACATCTTGCATGCGTTAGAAATAAGTTGGTCTGCTGCAACAAAAGAGAAATTCCAGCTCATAAATTCAACGACAGGACGCAAACCCGTCATTGCAGATCCTATTGCAAGGCCTGCAAACCCAAGTTCTGAGATAGGACAATCGACCACCCTTTTTGGACCCCATTTATCCAACATACCCTTTGTGATCTTGTAAGCACCATTATAAGCACCAACCTCTTCACCTAATATGCACACGCGACTATCCATTTGCATCTCTTCATCAAGTGCCTGTCTAAGTGCTTCTCGCATTTCTACTAACTGAGTACTCACAAAACCCCTTTTTTAAGGTGCAAAAACATCTTCCTCTAAATGGATAGGATCTGGCCATGGACTCTCTTCAGCAAACCGCATCGATTCGACCATGCAATCCTTTGCTTGTTTATCCATTATCTTATACAAATCCTCTGTCAAAAAGCCCTTTTCTATTAAAATATTTTTTAAAATGAGAATAGGGTCTTTAGACATACAAGCATGCAAATCTTCTTTTGAGCGATAAAGACCAGGATCAGAAATCGAATGTCCCCTAAAACGCTCAGTAACAACTTCTACAAGAATAGGCTCTTCTGTCCTACTCATCTCTTCTTTTAAAAACTTAAAACCAGCAAAACAATTGAAATAATCCATACCATCAAACGTATAGCTCTTCATATTATAGCCAGGAGCTTTTCTCTCTGCTATCTGATCTACTGCAATTGCAGTTGTAGCAGATGTTCCCATCCCCCACTGATTATTTTCGATAATATAGATGCAAGGAAGCTTCCAAAGAGCTGCTAAATTCAAAGATTCATGAAAAGAGCCTTGTGCAACAGCACCATCTCCTAAAAAGCAGAGTGTACACTCATCTTTTTTACCTAAATACTTAGAAGTAAATGCAGCGCCCGTGGCAATAGGTATCTGTCCACCTACAATGCCATGCCCTCCTAAAAGTTTTTCCGTAAAAAAATGCATAGAACCACCCCTGCCCTGTGCATTGCCAGTAACTTTTCCATAAAGCTCTGCCATAAGAGCGTCAGGTGTTGCACCTAGAAGTAGCGCAAGTGCATGACAACGATAAGAGGTTACATACCAATGCTCTTTTCCAAATACACGGTAGGCTGCTACTTGAATTGCTTCTTGCCCCATATAGGAGTGAAAAAAACCTCCAATATGGCCATGTTGATATGCAGACTCAGCTCTAATTTCAAAATTACGAATTAAAAGCATTTGCTTGAGATCTTCTAATAAAACATCTTTTGCAAGCTCTTCAAGAAGCAATTTTTGATTGCTTGGAAAAAAATTATATCTAGCCATCACTACCTAGTAAAGTTTCATACGCGATTATAGCACAGCACTCTTGTTTTCTGCCTCCAGTTTTTTTTGTGCAAATAAAAGAGCATCATCAATATGAGCAAAACAATGCTCTTCACCTATGAGTTCATATAAACCTATCTTTTGCAAAGCTAAAAGAACTTTCTGGTTAATACCAGATAAATACAAAGTAATTTCTTTTTCTAAACAGCGCTCATAAAAAAGTTGTAGTGAGCGCAATCCTGTCATATCAATAACAGGTACATGGCTCATTCTTAAAACGATAATTTTTATATCTTTTCGATCATAGCGCAAAGCTTCACTTAAAACATCTGCAGCACCAAAAAACAGTGGGCCATTGATTTGAATCACTTCTACGCCTTCAGGAATTTCTTTTTTAAAAAGAGCGTCTGGATCTTTTTGCTCGCTATTTTCAAAGAGAGAACCTGTAAGTACTTTTCTTGTTAAATTTGTAGCATCTGCCATACGTTTCATAAAAAAAAGTGCAGCTAGTAATATGCCGATCTCTACTCCTACTGTAATATCTATCAAAATAG
Proteins encoded in this region:
- a CDS encoding dihydrolipoamide acetyltransferase family protein, translating into MPFTFTMPKLSPTMTEGTIAKWLKKEGEFIEANEVFVEIATDKATVEHAALDEGWLRKILVQAGDEVPVNQSVAIFTEKKDESIEGYVPEGIAPVKNGSVTTEKESLTSIIKENKPQPTTAAFKETLFAIEPPIDVEGPWSTSIDEKGRVKASPLARKLAKEKNLDLATATATGPGGRVTSKDLATAQMDAGAVFGSNKHPDIPSGTYEEEKLSPLRKVLAERLQQAKMFVPHFYVGVEIDVSALVALRDQLKNHDIKVTYNDLILKAAALVLRKHPGINSGFNAANNTIVRFKTIDISVAVSFEGGLITPIVRHADFKNVGQIASEVKFLADKARNGKLQPHEYKGGSFTISNLGMFGVDTFTAIVNPPQAAILAVGGIMDKPVVKAGAVVPGKLLNLILSADHRVIDGSASAAFLKELQHVLENPSILLL
- a CDS encoding alpha-ketoacid dehydrogenase subunit beta, producing the protein MREALRQALDEEMQMDSRVCILGEEVGAYNGAYKITKGMLDKWGPKRVVDCPISELGFAGLAIGSAMTGLRPVVEFMSWNFSFVAADQLISNACKMYYMSGNRFSVPIVFRGPNGSAAQVSSQHSHCVEALYGNFPGFIILAPSNPYDAKGLLKSAIRNNNPVLFLESELSYGDKMDIPTGEYLVPIGKARVVTQGSDITLVSHSRMVLFCELAAIELAKQGIKVELIDLRTVKPLDIATICNSIRKTHGCVIVEEGHSFAGIASEIGFQVIEHCFDYLDRPLVRVCQKETPMPYSRVLEEKTLPNVDRIIHSVKKALNKE
- the pdhA gene encoding pyruvate dehydrogenase (acetyl-transferring) E1 component subunit alpha codes for the protein MARYNFFPSNQKLLLEELAKDVLLEDLKQMLLIRNFEIRAESAYQHGHIGGFFHSYMGQEAIQVAAYRVFGKEHWYVTSYRCHALALLLGATPDALMAELYGKVTGNAQGRGGSMHFFTEKLLGGHGIVGGQIPIATGAAFTSKYLGKKDECTLCFLGDGAVAQGSFHESLNLAALWKLPCIYIIENNQWGMGTSATTAIAVDQIAERKAPGYNMKSYTFDGMDYFNCFAGFKFLKEEMSRTEEPILVEVVTERFRGHSISDPGLYRSKEDLHACMSKDPILILKNILIEKGFLTEDLYKIMDKQAKDCMVESMRFAEESPWPDPIHLEEDVFAP